One Diospyros lotus cultivar Yz01 chromosome 1, ASM1463336v1, whole genome shotgun sequence genomic window carries:
- the LOC127810916 gene encoding uncharacterized protein LOC127810916 codes for MDRYLVDAASGGALSEKTPAAAQELISKMAQNAQQFGTRSATPMRQANEIGVAAINDQQRIENKLEELASMVRQLALDKGQSKSQQENIEACAGIFPGRPFQPQQQRYDPYAATYNPGWRDHPNLSELRSQGSGQLPSQPVSNPRGNVSAIVLRSGKELSSPPSPSPQPEFGQQQESQKEDQPPPIQKDKQPTTIDQDRGETSHNHPLPFPHRATQNKKRAEAELDKEIMETFRKVEVNIPLLEAIRQIPKYAKFLKDLCTHKRKLKGNEKINLGRNVSALIQPAMPQKCKDPGTFTIPCTIGNLQFHNAMLDLGASINVMPKSVYSSLQAGAGTLTSTGVVVQLANRSTAYPEGVLEDVLVKVKDFIFPADFYVLNMEDDHTPGQAPLILGRPFLKTARTIINVHEGTLSMEFAGNTIQFNIIDAMKYPLEDHSALHVNFIDLMVEKACVEL; via the exons ATGGATAGGTATTTGGTGGATGCAGCTAGTGGAGGAGCCCTCTCTGAAAAGACACCAGCAGCTGCTCAAGAGCTAATCTCCAAGATGGCACAGAATGCCCAACAGTTTGGTACCAGGTCAGCCACTCCCATGAGACAAGCCAATGAGATTGGTGTTGCTGCCATCAATGACCAACAGAGGATAGAGAACAAACTGGAGGAATTGGCCTCCATGGTCAGACAGCTAGCCCTTGATAAAGGACAGTCCAAATCTCAGCAG GAGAATATAGAAGCCTGTGCTggcatttttccaggaagaCCCTTCCAGCCACAGCAACAAAGATATGATCCATATGCTGCCACCTATAATCCAGGGTGGAGAGATCATCCGAACTTGAG TGAGCTacggagtcaaggttcgggtcaGTTGCCTTCACAGCCAGTTTCAAATCCAAGGGGCAATGTAAGTGCTATTGTTCTCCGCAGTGGCAAGGAGTTAAGCAGCCCACCCTCACCCTCTCCACAACCAGAATTTGGGCAGcaacaagaaagccaaaaagaagaTCAGCCTCCTCCCATTCAAAAGGATAAGCAGCCCACCACCATTGATCAAGATAGAGGAGAGACTTCTCACAACCATCCACTGCCATTTCCTCACCGAgccactcaaaataaaaagagggcAGAAGCTGAGTTGGACAAGGAGATCATGGAGACTTTCAGAAAAGTTGAGGTGAACATACCACTCTTGGAGGCCATCAGACAGATTCCCAAGTATGCCAAGTTTCTCAAAGACTTGTGCACCCACAAAAGGAAactgaaaggaaatgaaaaaatcaacttgGGAAGAAATGTGTCAGCATTGATTCAACCTGCCATGCCTCAGAaatgcaaagatccagggactttcaccattccttgcactattggaAATTTGCAATTTCATAATGCTATGTTGGATTTAGGAGCCTCTATTAATGTGATGCCTAAATCTGTGTATTCTTCTTTGCAGGCAGGTGCAGGCACATTGACATCTACAGGAGTGGTGGTCCAGTTGGCAAATAGGAGCACAGCATACCCTGAGGGAGTATTAGAGGATGTATTAGTAAAGGTAAAGGATTTCATATTCCCTGCTGActtctatgttttgaatatggaggaTGATCACACACCCGGACAAGCACCACTTATTCTAGGTAGACCCTTCTTGAAGACTGCAAGGACAATaattaatgtgcatgagggtactttATCTATGGAGTTCGCTGGTAACACCattcaattcaatatcattGATGCCATGAAGTATCCCTTAGAAGATCATTCTGCCTTGCATGTTAACTTTATTGACTTAATGGTGGAGAAAGCATGTGTTGAGTTGTAG